The genomic window ATGGGTCAAATAATCACTTTTTatacctttttatttttgagtGATTTAAAAGCTCCAATTAGTATCTACCCTGTTTATCATTTCTTCCCACTTTCATGTAGCACAATTTGAATATGCGTAATACTAGCAAACGACAATTGTATGGAATTGGACGTTTTCTGCTCAAAAAAAAGGCACACATCACTGTGAGCATGAGTTTAAAATACCTGGGTTGCTGCTATATCACATCTGTTATGACGCAAATGAACagattgaacaaaaaaaattgtcaatCCAAACCAGAATAAATTTGTATAAGTCTAAGGTCTTGTTCTCCGTCCGGTTTCTTCTGCTCATCCTAATTAGGGTCATGGAGAATGAACAGAGCAAAGCCAGCTCCCGCTTTATCACATATTGCATGGACAGCTGGTGGAGCTGGACAAATGTGCTAGATGCGTTTTTCACAGTTTGAGTGACGTCAATCTACTCTACCAGAATCACAATTTAGTACCTTTGTCCAAAAACTAATGCAGGAACTATTTGCCATGAAATCAGTACAGAAACAAATTTAGTGGCATTTTTCACCTAAAACCAGCACATGGCAAGATTTGAcgaaaacagtaaaaaaaaaaaaaaaaaataggtggaATTTTATGCATGAATTTTATTGGGAGATGACTGAATTACAAGACAGGTGAAATTTCTTTTCATTCTTAACACCGAACTACTGTTAGCTGTCTCAGAAGAGATGTCCATGTATAAAATCCAAAAACAGTCCATTTAAATGTTATGCCCATTTCCCTGTGATATTTGCGCATTCATCCTCACTTGATCAGTCAATCATCACTCCCAAACTCCTTGCTCTCCTATGGGCCGCTTTCTGTCAGATACATGACTCCTCTCCTCCGCTGTACTTGTGACAATCACAGCAGAGTGACTGGAATCATCAGGCACTTCCTCAAAACTTGGAGAACTTGGAGTGACTCCAACGTATTCATCTTAAACTTTTTTTGTCTTGGGTGTGACAGCAAACTGACCATGCTGGAGCACTTCACCTTCAATTCCAGAATTACAATCAGACCTGTCAACACACGCCAAGCCTCTGAATTTTGCAGACGAGTTTGATTCCCATTCTCTGATCTGAAGATCTTGAAGCACTTCATCTCCATCAAGTCCTTTCCTGTCAGCATAATAGGCTACTTGCTCTGGTTTCTTTTTTAGTTTTCTGTCAACTGATTGACTGACCTCACTAAACTCTGAAGAGTCGTTTTCAGCTTTACTGTTGGCAAACTCTTCTTCAGCTCTCGGCACCCGGTGAGTGGTTTTAGACGCTGTGTTTCGAATAGGATCTGTGTGCTCAGCACTGGTGTTCCCTCCATCCTCCTTGGACAAGCAACTCTTTTTATTGTTGTTCGAACACAGTTCAGTAATGGGAATCAAATCTGTGGAAATGTTTTCAGCTGAACCAGGATCACCAACTCTGGAGCTTTGTGCAATCAAAGTTGTGTTCTTCATAGAATCATTGTTGGCAAAAAATGCACCTTCTCCGCTCTCAAGCACATCTTGCAGGCTACGGTTTGAGATAACGATGTCATCTGATGTTGGCTCCGTCTTGTGGCTGTCATTTATCGTCAAATACTCTTCAATTGATCCCTGGTTGTCTGTGTTGCTTGGCATTCCGATTGCTGTACGGGGCCTCATTTGTTCGTCTCCATACTGGAACACAGAAGTCTTCTCACCATAAGACTTTATCTTCTCATGGTCTAGCTTTGTCTGTGATTGAAAACTGTCCGGTTTTTGAAATTGAACTGCTTGTTCTCTGTGTTCTTCCTGATCCACCCATTTTTCTGGATCTCCCGACAAAAACGGTGATTCTTTCTTGTGGCGAATGAGCCAGCCAGGACTGCTAACTATGTTCTTCTCAGCTGAGGACATAAACCATATAAAATCTCAAAACTCTCCACGTGGTCACAGTAAGACATTCTGATTCTTCAGTTAATATTATTACCCCAAGACATACATAAAAAGCATGTGTTATATATTAGAGCCAATATGGATAGGTTTTAGGCCAATGCCAATATTTGACAACATAAAAGTACCAATTAacttaaaaaatataatttattaccCCCGCCCTTCAATTAATTTCAATGGGTGTCAATTATATGCAGATGTTTGAAAGGCTATAGTTGGTCAGCCGATTAATCGGTGGTGCCCTAGTATTTGCGCAACAAATGAAAAAACTGACTACTTACAGTTCTGCATGTCGCTACATGCGGAATCACAGCAGGAGCACATTGACAGTGGTGCATCAAGCTCCTCCCACCTGAAAACATGAAATTTAAGAAATTACACAAAAACAAtcattcctttaaaaaaaaattgcaggtgAGACATTTCTATTTGCAGCGTAGTACCAGCagatttttaaatttaaaaacattttgaattttagaaATCTAGGGGGACCTAGGTACTTTTGacatttaaaaagaattttTACAATAAGAAAGTCCCCCAAATTAATGTAAatgtgacacagtaaaaaatattttacctaGTAATCTCTTTAAGCAATTATTTTATACTGTTTCATAAATCACCTATGATTTTAACAACTTACCTTCCAGTAGTTTGGTTGTAGTTACAAGACTTGGAGGTGTGCGAAGTGGTGACACCAACTGACATTGAACAGTGAAGGTACAGCACCTACACAGACAACAGCTACAGTAAGTATTAAGTTGTCTTACACTAGAAACAACTTCTACAATTAATGTTCTTGTTGTACTTGATTTTGGATTAACTGTTTTCGAAAACTTATATTTTGTGAACATTTGAGTTAACACTGGCTAAATAGTATGCAGATAAATTCACCACCCGGCACTAATGACAAAATTTAGCACCCCATTCCAAATATTTTCCTCACCTGTGAGACATCACTGAAGAGAAAGGCATCCATCGAAAACTTTAGCATGTTACCACTTCTTGACCAGAAATAGGAAGAACTACCCTCCCTCCGGCTGTCGGTCATACAGCTGCAAAACCAAAGTGCAAGCACCTCATTTAATGCAACATCAACCGATAGACAACAATG from Syngnathus typhle isolate RoL2023-S1 ecotype Sweden linkage group LG10, RoL_Styp_1.0, whole genome shotgun sequence includes these protein-coding regions:
- the LOC133160628 gene encoding uncharacterized protein LOC133160628; its protein translation is MLVFSWLMGIFCCTSVVGGPVQHLAWSAEATPVVRDEATLSSSYDLPVFRHASQPLVAKELLRPGPRQSLIPAELTALLFPQTSQYPSTPQAPRTRPVEVWCGSNEIFVRVDRFQLRAWPHPALYRLSSCPPNTVTSQFLFFHYAMTDCDAASQVVAGGQLVYSHVLHYTPPPQGYIIRVLPLKLPIHCFYNRFHYSYQVGYTPQIQHTTFMKSLRTKLIFTLTVCNAQWEPISPGHSFFLGERVNFVAQSGNLVPGERLFVDSCYVTPSKDPNSMSKVDIITNFGCMTDSRREGSSSYFWSRSGNMLKFSMDAFLFSDVSQVLYLHCSMSVGVTTSHTSKSCNYNQTTGRWEELDAPLSMCSCCDSACSDMQNSEKNIVSSPGWLIRHKKESPFLSGDPEKWVDQEEHREQAVQFQKPDSFQSQTKLDHEKIKSYGEKTSVFQYGDEQMRPRTAIGMPSNTDNQGSIEEYLTINDSHKTEPTSDDIVISNRSLQDVLESGEGAFFANNDSMKNTTLIAQSSRVGDPGSAENISTDLIPITELCSNNNKKSCLSKEDGGNTSAEHTDPIRNTASKTTHRVPRAEEEFANSKAENDSSEFSEVSQSVDRKLKKKPEQVAYYADRKGLDGDEVLQDLQIREWESNSSAKFRGLACVDRSDCNSGIEGEVLQHGQFAVTPKTKKV